The following coding sequences lie in one Metallumcola ferriviriculae genomic window:
- the larA gene encoding nickel-dependent lactate racemase: MEIKLAYGKEYVTGKLDRSNVLAEVDPKLVAGVENPLAAVKKALAQPIGSDTLAEIVNKKRPKKIAVVVNDVTRPTPYNYMLAPLVEQLVQAGVEDDQVVFVVATGIHRPNTDQENRDTFTPEIADRFRVVNHDCDNDLVSLGKMTDGTELVINREVAEADMVITTGLIGLHYFAGYSGGRKSILPGVAARELITNNHSRMTEPGAATGSYKENPVHWVMLEAARMAGVDFILNVVTNSNKEVVSVVAGDLDQAWLAGVKACEEMSVVKISRQADVIIAGAGGHPKDLNIYQAQKALENAAGAVKPGGTIVLIGRCAEGFGEDTFEEWVREADKLADIFERFHKQFVLGGHKAFAIAQVLKEKDVILVSDMSREDTEKMFFRYAASLDEALQMVRDKHGENFLSYLMPQASLVLPQVE, translated from the coding sequence ATGGAGATTAAATTGGCTTATGGTAAGGAGTATGTTACGGGCAAATTAGACCGAAGTAATGTCCTGGCGGAGGTTGATCCTAAACTGGTGGCAGGAGTGGAAAATCCTTTGGCTGCCGTGAAAAAGGCCCTGGCCCAGCCTATTGGCAGTGATACCTTGGCAGAAATAGTTAATAAAAAACGGCCGAAAAAGATTGCAGTGGTGGTAAATGACGTTACCAGGCCCACGCCATATAACTATATGCTGGCACCGCTGGTGGAGCAATTGGTACAGGCGGGGGTAGAGGATGACCAGGTAGTATTTGTGGTAGCTACCGGAATCCATCGGCCAAATACCGACCAAGAGAATCGAGATACCTTCACACCGGAAATAGCGGACCGTTTTCGGGTGGTTAATCATGATTGCGATAATGATTTAGTTTCTTTGGGCAAAATGACTGACGGTACTGAGCTGGTGATTAATCGGGAGGTTGCCGAAGCAGATATGGTTATTACCACCGGCTTAATCGGCCTGCATTACTTTGCCGGCTATTCCGGCGGACGGAAGTCCATTCTTCCCGGTGTTGCAGCCCGGGAATTAATTACCAACAATCATTCTCGTATGACTGAACCGGGAGCAGCAACCGGCAGCTATAAGGAAAACCCCGTTCATTGGGTTATGTTGGAAGCAGCCCGTATGGCCGGAGTGGATTTTATCCTCAATGTAGTTACCAATAGTAATAAGGAAGTAGTGTCGGTAGTGGCCGGAGACTTGGATCAGGCCTGGCTGGCCGGTGTCAAAGCCTGTGAAGAAATGAGTGTGGTAAAAATCTCCCGGCAGGCGGATGTGATTATTGCCGGGGCAGGCGGACATCCTAAGGATTTGAACATTTACCAAGCGCAAAAAGCTCTGGAAAACGCGGCCGGGGCGGTAAAACCCGGTGGTACAATCGTGCTGATTGGGCGGTGCGCTGAAGGTTTTGGTGAGGATACTTTCGAGGAATGGGTCCGGGAGGCTGACAAACTGGCGGACATTTTCGAGCGTTTCCATAAGCAATTCGTCTTAGGCGGCCACAAGGCTTTTGCAATAGCTCAGGTGCTAAAAGAAAAGGATGTAATCTTGGTGTCGGATATGTCCCGGGAGGATACAGAAAAGATGTTTTTCCGTTATGCGGCTAGTTTGGATGAAGCGCTGCAGATGGTGCGGGACAAACACGGTGAAAATTTCCTCAGCTACTTAATGCCTCAGGCGAGCTTGGTACTGCCTCAGGTGGAATAG
- a CDS encoding lactate racemase domain-containing protein, whose amino-acid sequence MQSFPEFYKIRQVFDDQKEENLDRAMKRAFSEAGIDQRIKPGQSIAITAGSRGITDIPRLLALVGQEVRALGGEPFLVAAMGSHGGGTAEGMLEVLHSLGITEDTVKMPLAVSSETIQLDETSKGLPVFCAVEAKKADGVIVVNRVKAHTAFRGDHESGLLKMLAVGLGRAAGAAVVHRHGPARMAQTVVEMGNATLQCLPVIGGIGIIENGAEETALLAGAAPADFQRVDRELLQKAKKMMSRLPVDNLDLLVVEEMGKNYSGTGMDTNVIGRFYLEGVAEPKLPEIRRIAVLGLSAASHGNANGVGLADIITRKLYNAIDFPATYKNGLTTNFLERIKIPVVMPDDERALLQAWASLGLDAPECARVVMIHDTLNLHEMYLSPALKEEIKDLEHITVTGKYTLSFNRGRLRFVQS is encoded by the coding sequence ATGCAAAGTTTCCCAGAGTTTTATAAAATCAGACAGGTTTTTGATGACCAAAAGGAAGAAAATCTGGATAGGGCGATGAAACGGGCCTTTTCCGAAGCGGGCATTGACCAAAGGATAAAACCTGGACAGAGTATTGCCATCACTGCTGGCAGCCGAGGAATAACTGATATTCCTCGGCTACTGGCACTTGTGGGTCAGGAAGTTCGCGCTCTGGGTGGTGAACCCTTTCTTGTCGCGGCCATGGGCAGTCATGGCGGCGGTACTGCTGAAGGAATGTTAGAGGTGCTGCATAGCTTAGGCATTACCGAGGATACGGTAAAAATGCCATTGGCAGTATCTTCCGAAACGATACAGCTGGACGAGACATCTAAGGGGCTGCCGGTCTTTTGTGCGGTGGAGGCCAAGAAGGCGGATGGCGTGATTGTAGTAAACCGAGTTAAGGCCCACACCGCCTTTCGGGGTGACCATGAGAGCGGCTTATTGAAAATGCTGGCGGTGGGTTTGGGGCGTGCCGCCGGTGCAGCGGTCGTCCATCGGCACGGCCCTGCCCGGATGGCGCAGACAGTGGTGGAGATGGGGAATGCTACGTTACAATGTCTGCCGGTAATTGGTGGTATCGGCATTATAGAAAATGGTGCCGAGGAAACTGCGCTGCTGGCAGGGGCGGCGCCGGCCGACTTTCAGCGGGTTGACCGAGAGTTGCTTCAGAAAGCCAAGAAAATGATGTCCCGCTTGCCCGTTGATAATTTGGACCTGTTGGTGGTGGAGGAAATGGGTAAGAACTATAGCGGCACTGGTATGGATACCAATGTTATCGGCAGGTTTTATTTGGAGGGAGTTGCCGAGCCCAAACTACCGGAAATCCGACGAATCGCAGTATTAGGTTTATCAGCGGCATCCCATGGTAATGCCAATGGTGTGGGCCTAGCTGATATTATAACCAGGAAACTATATAATGCCATAGATTTTCCCGCTACATATAAGAACGGTCTCACTACCAATTTTTTGGAGCGTATTAAAATACCCGTGGTTATGCCTGATGATGAGCGGGCATTGCTTCAGGCATGGGCGAGTCTCGGTCTTGATGCTCCGGAATGTGCACGGGTGGTAATGATTCACGATACGTTGAATTTACACGAGATGTATCTTTCTCCGGCTCTGAAGGAAGAAATTAAAGATTTGGAGCATATTACGGTCACGGGGAAGTACACATTATCATTTAACCGGGGAAGGCTTCGGTTTGTCCAAAGTTAA
- a CDS encoding ABC transporter ATP-binding protein: protein MLKLEQVARQYKSGQVLVDALKGIDLSVEQGDFVSIMGPSGSGKSTLLNIIGCLDRPSAGLYELSSQRVEKLSDSRLADIRNDFIGFVFQSFHLLPDLDAQANVELPLIYRGIGAKERHRRAAASLEAVGLGERVHHRPSQLSGGEQQRVAIARSLVGEPKLILADEPTGALDSKTGDNIMAIFQKLNKEQGLTIVQVTHEENIACFGRRIIRLLDGEVEREETVKENKAEVNVQ, encoded by the coding sequence CTGTTAAAATTAGAACAGGTGGCCCGTCAGTACAAAAGTGGACAGGTGCTGGTTGATGCATTAAAAGGAATAGACTTGTCAGTGGAACAGGGGGATTTTGTTTCTATTATGGGTCCTTCCGGTTCGGGGAAGTCAACACTGTTAAATATCATCGGCTGCTTGGATAGACCCAGCGCCGGGCTGTACGAGCTTTCGAGTCAGCGGGTGGAAAAGCTTAGCGACAGCCGCTTGGCTGATATCAGAAACGACTTTATCGGTTTTGTATTTCAAAGCTTTCATTTGCTTCCTGACCTGGACGCTCAGGCCAATGTGGAGCTGCCGTTAATATACCGAGGTATCGGGGCTAAGGAACGGCACCGGCGAGCGGCGGCATCTCTTGAGGCAGTGGGGTTGGGTGAAAGGGTTCACCATCGGCCGTCTCAGCTTTCAGGTGGTGAGCAGCAGCGGGTGGCTATTGCCAGGTCTTTGGTAGGGGAACCGAAGTTGATTCTGGCTGATGAGCCCACCGGTGCATTGGATTCTAAGACCGGTGATAATATTATGGCTATATTTCAAAAGTTAAACAAAGAGCAGGGATTGACTATCGTTCAGGTTACTCACGAAGAAAATATTGCCTGCTTTGGCCGCCGTATCATTCGTTTGCTGGACGGTGAAGTAGAGCGGGAAGAAACGGTAAAGGAGAATAAAGCGGAGGTGAATGTGCAATGA
- a CDS encoding efflux RND transporter periplasmic adaptor subunit: protein MMQRLGMILVIVTVVLGGGYYAYRQLVPPPAEEAQGPVYATEKVVRGDIAVGVDATGTLNPSNGGGIQVPGGYGPRTSGVSSYIVDEVLAKEGDNVKKDQLLVKLSSPELETKIENMEKQLKSDKKALAEQFNIPVSELSQINPAQGITLRAPISGRVIGLEVSEGEEMLAGSIVAKVVDDSRFKVTASLTPGEFETVKKGQQAVLRFSEFGGLIEAKVTNVNSSAAPIQRSQLKDAQYAGDGDGKEQYQLIYRVTLEGKNPGLVRPGMLVQVGLLTTALAVGEEPDATQANWLRYYAEVKGYVDEESVLSTAEAIATKIYVDEMETVEEGAPLVSLSGEDARQQIREDLDEIQQQEMDLQQLYAQFEQMEVRAPMDGIVARIESEPGQTIEPGRWLGHIYTTSDMQMWVQVDDVDVLLVKQDAPVTVTVAALPNKTFEGKVTHVSTMGSDQNGIPRFQVGVQVTGSAELRPGMQAQAFIDAGSAEDVLMVPLEAIFEEDSQSKVEVLQDNGMPKVVKVEIGLMNDRNAEIKSGLEEGQLVVTGSTADLLPSQHIQSQDGLLPSNGDGGGEEPANGGDNGGGSQPAPAKGE, encoded by the coding sequence ATGATGCAGCGCTTGGGAATGATTCTGGTAATAGTGACTGTGGTATTAGGTGGCGGTTATTACGCTTACCGTCAATTGGTTCCACCGCCGGCTGAAGAAGCCCAGGGGCCGGTATACGCTACGGAAAAGGTGGTGCGTGGTGACATCGCGGTAGGCGTAGATGCCACTGGCACATTAAATCCATCTAACGGTGGTGGTATTCAAGTGCCCGGGGGCTACGGCCCTAGGACGTCGGGGGTTTCCAGTTACATAGTTGACGAAGTTTTGGCGAAGGAAGGCGATAACGTCAAAAAGGACCAACTGTTGGTGAAGCTGAGTTCGCCGGAGTTGGAAACTAAAATAGAAAATATGGAAAAGCAGCTTAAATCAGATAAAAAGGCACTGGCAGAGCAGTTTAACATACCGGTAAGCGAGCTAAGCCAGATAAACCCGGCCCAGGGCATTACCTTAAGAGCACCCATCAGCGGTCGGGTAATCGGTCTTGAGGTGTCTGAAGGTGAAGAAATGCTTGCCGGCTCAATCGTGGCGAAAGTGGTGGATGATTCTCGCTTTAAGGTTACCGCCAGCTTGACCCCGGGAGAATTTGAAACCGTGAAGAAAGGTCAACAGGCGGTACTGCGTTTTTCGGAATTTGGCGGATTGATTGAAGCTAAAGTTACCAATGTTAATTCTAGTGCCGCGCCGATACAGCGTTCTCAGCTGAAGGATGCTCAATATGCCGGTGATGGTGACGGTAAGGAGCAGTATCAGCTAATCTACCGGGTTACACTGGAAGGTAAAAACCCTGGTCTGGTGCGTCCCGGAATGCTGGTTCAAGTGGGGCTGCTAACCACTGCTCTTGCAGTGGGCGAAGAACCGGATGCCACTCAGGCGAACTGGCTGCGATATTATGCTGAAGTCAAGGGATATGTGGATGAGGAATCTGTGCTCAGCACCGCTGAAGCTATCGCCACAAAAATCTATGTAGATGAGATGGAAACTGTAGAGGAAGGCGCACCTCTCGTTTCTCTGTCCGGAGAAGATGCCCGTCAGCAGATCCGGGAAGATTTAGATGAGATTCAACAACAGGAAATGGATCTGCAGCAGCTCTATGCTCAGTTTGAACAGATGGAGGTACGTGCGCCCATGGATGGCATTGTAGCAAGGATAGAGAGCGAACCTGGGCAGACTATTGAACCCGGGCGTTGGCTTGGGCATATCTACACCACCTCAGATATGCAGATGTGGGTGCAGGTGGATGATGTAGATGTATTACTTGTGAAACAAGATGCACCGGTAACAGTGACAGTGGCGGCTCTGCCTAACAAAACCTTCGAAGGTAAGGTTACCCATGTTTCCACCATGGGCAGTGACCAAAACGGCATTCCTCGTTTCCAAGTGGGTGTTCAAGTCACCGGTAGTGCAGAACTGAGGCCGGGAATGCAGGCCCAGGCCTTCATTGACGCGGGTAGCGCTGAAGATGTGCTGATGGTGCCGTTGGAAGCTATTTTCGAAGAGGATAGCCAATCTAAGGTAGAGGTGCTCCAGGATAACGGTATGCCTAAAGTTGTCAAAGTGGAAATTGGTTTGATGAATGATCGCAATGCTGAGATAAAAAGCGGCTTGGAAGAAGGGCAGCTTGTGGTAACCGGAAGCACCGCGGACCTTCTGCCCAGCCAGCATATACAGTCTCAAGACGGCCTGCTGCCTTCCAACGGTGATGGCGGCGGTGAAGAGCCGGCTAACGGAGGAGATAACGGTGGGGGCAGCCAGCCTGCACCGGCCAAGGGAGAGTGA
- a CDS encoding ABC transporter permease translates to MAKKMRGLLVRLWFTAQMAGHGVLANPLRSALTILGVAIGVASVVSLMGIGEGARQAVVSQFRSMGTNVIVVKVQDPKVEFAPEDAAQLVERVEGLEMATPVVHTKGLMRWRRARGNADIIGVNYEFPEIRDHALMAGHFFTKWHVKQRSPVAVLGYNIGVGLLGGRNPVGQTFAINGRTYRIVGVLSEKGEGNAEGIDNKILVPYTTAQSIAEKKTVEEIWGKAGSPQEADLAVVQLGRIFRRQLGLDQKAPTPAAPGEQEGEPGMPTAEGKPGMPAPSGPDKNELPVLSTSEDVITITNLNQLVDEANTANRVMTLLLGGIAAVSLLVGGLGIMNIMLVAVTERTSEIGVRRALGAKQSDLLVQFLLEALYLSAVGSIAGVAAGIWGINLFAQYGFETAISFQSIEIATGVALGAGLLFGVYPAVSASAVPPVEALRR, encoded by the coding sequence ATGGCCAAGAAAATGCGCGGATTATTGGTGCGGCTTTGGTTTACCGCCCAAATGGCTGGGCATGGCGTCCTGGCTAACCCGCTGCGCTCAGCATTAACAATTCTCGGCGTGGCTATTGGTGTTGCTTCGGTGGTCAGTCTGATGGGCATTGGCGAAGGAGCGCGACAGGCGGTGGTGAGTCAGTTCCGCAGCATGGGCACCAATGTAATTGTAGTCAAGGTTCAGGATCCGAAGGTGGAATTCGCTCCGGAAGATGCGGCACAGTTGGTGGAACGGGTGGAAGGATTAGAGATGGCTACACCGGTAGTACATACCAAGGGCTTAATGCGCTGGCGCCGGGCTCGGGGTAATGCAGATATAATCGGTGTCAATTATGAGTTTCCGGAAATACGGGACCATGCATTAATGGCAGGACATTTTTTCACTAAATGGCATGTAAAACAGCGCTCGCCGGTGGCGGTGCTGGGCTATAACATTGGCGTAGGACTACTGGGCGGGCGTAACCCGGTGGGCCAAACCTTTGCGATTAACGGTCGTACCTATCGGATTGTCGGTGTTCTTTCCGAAAAAGGGGAAGGTAACGCTGAAGGTATTGACAATAAGATATTAGTTCCTTATACTACCGCCCAGAGTATTGCGGAAAAGAAGACGGTGGAGGAAATTTGGGGGAAAGCCGGTTCACCTCAAGAAGCAGATCTGGCGGTGGTTCAGTTAGGGCGTATATTCCGTAGACAGTTGGGATTGGACCAGAAGGCCCCCACACCGGCAGCCCCCGGGGAGCAGGAAGGTGAGCCCGGCATGCCGACGGCAGAAGGAAAACCGGGTATGCCTGCGCCGAGCGGTCCGGATAAAAATGAACTGCCGGTGCTTTCTACCAGTGAAGATGTGATTACTATTACAAACCTCAATCAACTGGTGGATGAGGCGAATACTGCCAACCGGGTGATGACCTTGCTTCTAGGCGGCATTGCTGCGGTATCACTGCTGGTAGGTGGTTTGGGCATTATGAATATTATGCTGGTGGCGGTTACGGAAAGGACCAGCGAAATCGGCGTGCGGCGGGCGCTGGGGGCAAAGCAAAGCGACCTGTTGGTGCAGTTCCTCCTGGAGGCTTTGTATTTAAGTGCAGTTGGGTCAATTGCCGGGGTGGCGGCCGGTATTTGGGGCATAAATCTTTTTGCCCAATATGGGTTTGAGACGGCCATCAGTTTCCAGTCCATTGAGATTGCCACTGGAGTTGCGCTTGGTGCCGGCCTTTTGTTTGGTGTTTATCCGGCAGTATCCGCATCGGCTGTTCCCCCGGTTGAGGCACTCAGGCGTTAA
- a CDS encoding FUSC family protein, with product MNVGPRIWKTGLAVILSIWASELLGIPAMLGVIAAIIGIQPSLAQSFTEGWNRVVATIIGGLVGFVMAYFLDTDPVLVGLAVIISIIITLNLKLQNAVVLTAITAAAVMTNVTGPAYLYAGERLFSTIIGIIIGVLVNFLFAPPNFEQDLFVNIETLNYKLKAFYVKVLTGFIAGRGYHEEAINNVVGEIREALDETRKSLFQFKNEIGFRRGNNNNERVIMYESMLSSFNLIFERILGIYNTEYNRAMRDINLSEATPEYEEIIKVIKQLLAATVSVQDNLIAFLTTRDEDIHDYILSRSGETKELAAQLKEKIGQWHLVAENRGNVTSLMELANIGYEIEQIINFLERIVRIYRENKSQLRGIKQGSL from the coding sequence ATGAATGTCGGACCACGCATATGGAAAACCGGATTGGCAGTAATATTAAGTATCTGGGCCAGCGAACTATTGGGAATTCCTGCTATGCTGGGAGTAATTGCTGCGATTATCGGTATTCAGCCGTCTTTGGCACAATCCTTTACTGAAGGATGGAACAGGGTGGTAGCTACCATAATCGGCGGGTTAGTGGGCTTTGTGATGGCTTATTTTCTCGATACCGACCCGGTACTGGTGGGGCTGGCAGTAATTATCTCAATTATTATTACGCTCAACTTGAAACTGCAGAATGCGGTGGTGCTTACTGCAATTACCGCTGCCGCAGTAATGACCAATGTCACTGGGCCGGCATACCTTTATGCCGGCGAACGGCTGTTCTCCACCATTATCGGCATTATTATTGGCGTATTAGTTAATTTTCTTTTTGCGCCGCCCAATTTTGAACAAGATCTCTTTGTAAATATAGAGACCCTTAATTATAAGCTGAAAGCATTTTATGTCAAAGTGCTTACTGGTTTTATCGCCGGCAGGGGTTATCATGAAGAAGCGATTAACAATGTGGTCGGTGAAATCCGGGAGGCATTGGATGAAACACGCAAAAGTCTGTTCCAATTTAAAAACGAAATTGGCTTTCGACGCGGTAATAATAACAATGAAAGAGTGATAATGTATGAGAGCATGTTATCCTCATTCAACTTAATTTTCGAACGAATTTTGGGGATTTATAATACGGAGTACAATCGGGCCATGCGCGATATTAACCTATCAGAAGCAACTCCGGAATATGAGGAAATCATTAAGGTTATTAAACAGCTTTTGGCGGCGACCGTCAGTGTCCAGGATAATCTAATTGCATTTTTGACTACCAGGGATGAGGACATACATGACTATATCTTATCTAGATCCGGGGAAACTAAGGAACTTGCTGCCCAATTAAAAGAAAAAATCGGCCAGTGGCATCTAGTGGCGGAAAATCGCGGCAATGTTACATCCTTAATGGAGTTGGCCAACATCGGTTATGAAATTGAACAGATTATTAATTTTCTTGAACGAATTGTACGCATCTACCGGGAAAACAAATCCCAACTAAGGGGAATTAAGCAAGGTTCGCTCTAA
- a CDS encoding lipoate--protein ligase family protein: protein MSKSKWRLLNTGCNPGAYNMAVDEKLLHQVITGDSLPIIRFYSWAPAAISLGYFQKPEEVLDLAGCRDRNIDVVKRITGGRAVLHHYEVTYSIIASENETLVSGSIIQSYLKISKALLRGLRSLSIPAELVPHGGKKKGLTTACFDAPSWYELTISGKKLAGSAQTRKQGALLQHGSILLDLDINELADTMKFSGPQAKDRFKRMMADRACAINQIMPRQFTVQEVTKALTNGFIDEWQINAVPDKLTKKENRLIAGRMNKAKGKAVFS, encoded by the coding sequence TTGAGTAAATCAAAGTGGCGTCTGCTCAACACCGGCTGTAACCCCGGCGCCTATAATATGGCCGTAGACGAGAAGCTGCTGCACCAGGTAATTACCGGTGACAGCCTGCCTATCATTCGTTTTTATTCTTGGGCACCGGCTGCAATTTCCTTGGGTTATTTTCAGAAACCGGAAGAAGTGCTTGACCTGGCAGGGTGCAGGGATCGCAATATTGATGTGGTAAAACGAATTACCGGCGGTAGGGCGGTGCTGCATCACTACGAAGTCACTTATAGTATCATTGCCTCGGAAAACGAAACCTTAGTCTCAGGTTCCATCATCCAATCTTATTTAAAAATCAGCAAAGCATTGCTTCGAGGGCTTCGCTCACTCAGCATCCCGGCAGAGCTGGTGCCCCACGGCGGCAAAAAAAAGGGTTTAACCACCGCCTGCTTTGATGCGCCTTCCTGGTATGAATTAACTATATCGGGGAAAAAACTGGCGGGCAGTGCCCAGACCCGGAAACAAGGAGCACTGCTCCAACACGGTTCAATACTGCTTGATCTGGACATTAACGAGTTGGCCGACACCATGAAATTCTCCGGCCCCCAAGCAAAAGATCGGTTTAAAAGAATGATGGCAGACCGGGCCTGTGCCATAAATCAAATAATGCCCCGGCAATTTACTGTCCAAGAAGTTACAAAAGCCCTGACAAATGGCTTTATAGATGAATGGCAGATAAATGCTGTACCGGATAAACTGACCAAAAAAGAAAACCGGCTTATCGCCGGACGAATGAACAAGGCCAAAGGAAAGGCCGTATTTAGTTAA
- a CDS encoding radical SAM protein, with translation MIRVSAGTADVLGLKKLSTDAPPTTAYLMAGDKCSRDCAFCPQGRSVPKNSNRLSRITWPDYQVESVLTKISTAVKAGRLQRTCLQLTHGTNALSNAKEFLQHLKNKSTVPVCISAALSHVKEAEALIEAGAERVGIPLDAACPRIYGHTKGGSFDSRLALIIEATAILPGKISTHLIAGLGETEEEMIDIMSLLIKSGVTIGLFAFTPVRGTRLEHASPPPLPSYRRLQAALYLMVNKFTEKDSFTFVDGILTDFGLPAGELCSLLATGQAFRTSGCPGCNRPYYNESPGSTLYNYPRALHAEEKQAVLRELGLLN, from the coding sequence ATGATAAGAGTTTCTGCAGGTACCGCGGATGTACTGGGTTTAAAAAAACTGTCCACCGATGCTCCGCCCACCACAGCATACCTGATGGCAGGTGATAAATGCAGCAGGGACTGCGCTTTCTGTCCCCAGGGCCGCAGTGTCCCTAAGAACAGCAACAGGTTGTCCCGAATAACCTGGCCCGATTACCAGGTTGAAAGCGTTTTGACTAAGATTAGTACCGCCGTTAAAGCAGGCCGGCTGCAGCGAACCTGCTTACAGCTGACCCATGGAACGAACGCATTATCAAACGCAAAGGAATTTTTACAGCATCTGAAAAACAAATCTACAGTGCCCGTATGTATCTCTGCAGCTCTTTCTCACGTTAAGGAAGCCGAAGCACTAATAGAAGCGGGAGCCGAACGAGTAGGCATCCCACTTGATGCAGCCTGCCCCCGAATTTATGGACATACTAAAGGAGGTTCTTTTGACAGTCGTTTGGCCTTAATAATCGAAGCGACAGCCATACTGCCCGGCAAGATCAGCACCCACCTAATTGCGGGGCTGGGCGAGACAGAGGAGGAAATGATAGATATCATGTCCCTGTTAATCAAATCCGGTGTTACCATCGGACTTTTTGCCTTTACGCCGGTGCGGGGTACTCGCCTGGAGCATGCCTCGCCTCCGCCGCTACCAAGTTATCGGCGTTTGCAGGCCGCCCTTTATCTGATGGTAAATAAATTTACTGAAAAAGATTCATTTACTTTCGTGGATGGCATCCTGACTGACTTTGGTCTTCCTGCGGGAGAACTCTGCAGCCTGCTAGCCACTGGCCAGGCCTTCCGCACCAGTGGATGTCCCGGCTGTAACCGACCTTACTATAACGAAAGTCCAGGCAGTACCCTCTATAACTATCCCCGGGCATTACATGCAGAGGAAAAACAAGCAGTTCTACGGGAACTGGGGTTATTAAATTGA
- a CDS encoding radical SAM protein, with translation MDTKLTSLIDSAWQTRVKFFPREIQFDYPHKTKALSLTGQDCDLNCAHCGGHYLKQMQPASREAGSTEKYNSYLVSGGCSKDGKLPLEQNKELIKHLRQQGKINLHSGLVSSREAAMLPEICDTVSFDMVGDDVTIQEVYGLNLSVSDLRESYNNLRRHVKTLPHICIGLNGGEISGEYNALDILSDDGADGLVFLVFVPTRGTRLANNQPPPLEEVGELLARARNMFPTTAIHLGCMRPGGLYRKKLDCLAVKCGVNKIVLPVKAAVKTASDLGLTIKNGEECCVL, from the coding sequence GTGGATACTAAACTCACTTCACTGATAGATAGTGCTTGGCAAACTCGGGTTAAATTTTTTCCTCGGGAAATTCAATTTGATTACCCGCATAAGACTAAAGCGCTTAGTCTTACCGGTCAAGATTGTGACCTTAATTGTGCTCATTGCGGCGGCCATTACCTTAAACAGATGCAGCCTGCATCAAGAGAGGCCGGTAGTACGGAAAAATACAACAGCTATCTGGTCAGCGGCGGCTGCAGCAAAGATGGCAAACTGCCGCTGGAACAAAATAAAGAGCTTATTAAGCATCTCCGGCAACAGGGTAAAATCAACCTTCATTCGGGGCTGGTATCATCTCGGGAAGCAGCCATGCTCCCGGAAATCTGCGACACAGTTTCCTTTGATATGGTGGGAGACGATGTGACTATTCAAGAAGTTTATGGGCTTAACCTTTCCGTATCCGACTTAAGGGAAAGCTATAATAATTTGCGTCGTCATGTAAAAACCCTTCCCCATATCTGTATCGGTTTAAACGGGGGGGAAATCAGCGGCGAATACAATGCCCTGGATATTCTGTCCGACGATGGGGCGGACGGTTTGGTCTTCCTGGTCTTTGTGCCCACTCGGGGTACCCGTCTAGCTAATAACCAACCGCCGCCGTTGGAAGAAGTGGGAGAACTGCTGGCCCGGGCCAGAAATATGTTTCCCACTACTGCAATTCATCTTGGCTGTATGCGACCCGGTGGGCTCTACCGGAAGAAGCTTGATTGTCTAGCTGTAAAATGCGGTGTCAATAAAATCGTCCTTCCGGTAAAAGCTGCTGTAAAGACCGCCTCTGATTTGGGTTTAACTATCAAAAATGGAGAGGAGTGCTGTGTATTATGA